One genomic region from Populus nigra chromosome 8, ddPopNigr1.1, whole genome shotgun sequence encodes:
- the LOC133701249 gene encoding uncharacterized protein LOC133701249 isoform X4 — translation MNGVLGEFSSRMRNVNLIDLLTRDFINLICTHLELFRAIQAKMEKRQSSVLTIEQRDKELRHVLAAENKLHPALFSTEAEHKVLQHLMDGLISFTFKPADLQCSFFRYVVRELLACAVMRPVLNLASPRFINERIESVVISKANQRVAEAQETSHFKPNGSSRISSNHFSRFLDPTDTGVELVQLKTDQCRGGPDAPEKDKVIGSHISKDPLLYIDTQSSRTWSSLPMNSQIINEEGIQRHFSGGEWGERLDMISRRKTAVLAPENFENMWTKGRNYRKKEGENRLIEQVPQNSSVSKYVTSDHSKRASNSKKDGVTKPDAPLAHNAQSVGTEQSTVENPLHHTDQNMSNHPLFSSHKDGIRSLMRVDEIESGSTSSYTSEEEDANSVTGLDSPGTKVWDGKTNRNLAVSHIHHPLENPDGHREKKTGRGLAHYQRLSRHQSGSKRSRPSTQKVHVWQEIERKSFLSGDGQDVLSLKGHTKADDFSDDSESLDRVYSGATACSSATSVSIPENHTSNVNSFKHSLMVDSIYKLRCEVLGANIVKSGSKTFAVYSISVTDVNNNSWSIKRRFRHFEELHRRLKEYPEYSLHLPPKHFLSTGLDVPVIQERCKLLDIYLKKLLLLPTISGSIEVWDFLSVDSQTYVFSNSFSIIETLSVDLDDKPSEKSKRVSNFIGPAINYLSARKEQLSAECKESILQTKHNLGAVGARMISKDTPRSPVKSIKESGRSLKDPGSDSDMQKNVSSARNLEENVRVGDSLEEMSVSIHDTASDHMLPTEWVPPNLTVPILDLVDVIFQLQDGGWIRRQAFWVAKQILQLGMGDALDDWLIEKIQLLRRGSVVASGIKRVEQILWPDGIFITKHPKRRPPPQQPTEVSSPKLISPHGQQPMEVSSPRLNDEQQQQDAVRRAKFVYELMIDNAPAAVVGLVGRKEYEQRAKDLYFFLQSSVCTKQLVFDLLELLLLTAFPELDSVFRQLREEKHKFGEFKPN, via the exons ATGAATGGTGTTCTTGGGGAATTTTCAAGTCGCATGAGAAATGTAAATCTTATTGATCTACTGACAAG GGATTTTATTAATCTCATCTGCACCCACTTGGAGCTTTTTCGTGCAATTCAAGCAAAGATGGAAAAGCGACAGTCTAGTGTGCTTACCATTGAACAGCGAGACAAGGAACTAAGACATGTCCTGGCTGCTGAGAACAAATTGCACCCTGCTTTATTTTCTACTGAAGCTGAGCACAAG GTTTTGCAGCATCTGATGGATGGTCTCATTTCTTTTACATTCAAGCCAGCAGATCTGCAGTGCTCTTTTTTCCGTTATGTTGTTAGGGAACTTCTTGCTTGTGCGGTAATGCGACCAGTGTTAAACTTAGCTAGCCCAAG gtTCATAAACGAAAGGATTGAAAGTGTTGTCATTTCTAAGGCTAATCAAAGAGTTGCTGAAGCACAAGAGACATCTCATTTCAAACCAAATGGGTCTTCAAGGATCTCATCCAATCATTTTTCGAGGTTTTTAGATCCTACTGATACTGGGGTTGAACTTGTGCAGTTAAAAACCGACCAATGCAGAGGTGGACCGGATGCCCCTGAAAAAGATAAAGTGATTGGAAGCCATATCTCAAAAGATCCATTACTTTACATTGATACCCAATCTTCCCGCACATGGAGCTCGCTGCCCATGAATTCCCAGATTATTAATGAAGAAGGAATCCAACGACATTTTTCAGGAGGAGAATGGGGTGAGAGGTTGGATATGATATCTCGCAGAAAGACTGCAGTCCTTGCTccagaaaattttgaaaacatgtGGACAAAAGGGAGAAActatagaaagaaagaaggggAAAATCGATTGATAGAGCAAGTCCCTCAGAATTCTTCAGTGAGTAAGTATGTTACATCAGATCATTCAAAGAGGGCATCTAATTCCAAGAAGGATGGTGTAACCAAACCCGATGCCCCTCTGGCCCACAACGCCCAGTCTGTGGGTACCGAGCAATCTACAGTAGAAAACCCTCTGCATCATACAGATCAGAATATGTCAAACCATCCACTATTTAGTTCACACAAAGATGGCATACGGAGCCTCATGCGTGTAGATGAGATTGAATCAGGTAGCACTAGCTCTTATACTTCTGAAGAGGAAGATGCGAACAGTGTAACCGGACTTGATTCTCCAGGAACTAAAGTCTGGGATGGTAAAACTAACAGAAACCTGGCTGTTTCCCACATTCATCATCCACTTGAAAATCCTGATGGCCACAGGGAAAAGAAGACTGGTAGGGGGCTTGCTCACTATCAAAGATTATCTAGACACCAGTCTGGCAGTAAAAGGTCAAGGCCAAGCACTCAGAAGGTACATGTTTGGCAAGAGATTGAGAGAAAAAGCTTCTTGTCTGGAGATGGACAGGATGTACTTAGTTTAAAAGGACATACTAAAGCTGATGATTTCAGTGACGATTCTGAAAGTTTAGATAGAGTTTACAGTGGAGCAACTGCATGTTCATCTGCAACATCTGTTTCTATTCCTGAAAACCACACTTCAAATgttaattcttttaaacattcATTAATGGTGGACTCAATTTATAAGTTGAGATGCGAG GTTTTGGGTGCAAATATTGTTAAGAGTGGCTCTAAAACATTTGCTGTTTATTCCATATCTGTTACAgatgtaaataataatagttgGTCGATCAAAAGAAG GTTTCGACATTTCGAGGAGTTACATAGACGTCTCAAAGAGTATCCGGAATATAGTCTTCATTTGCCACCTAAGCATTTTCTCTCTACAGGCTTAGACGTGCCTGTCATACAAGAGCGGTGTAAATTGCTTGATATATATCTAAAG AAGCTCTTGCTACTTCCAACAATTTCAGGATCCATTGAAGTCTGGGACTTTCTTAGTGTTGATTCTCAG ACGTATGTGTTCTCTAATTCGTTTTCTATCATCGAAACATTATCAG TTGACCTGGATGACAAGCCCTCTGAAAAGagtaaaagggtttcaaattttattggcCCTGCAATCAATTACTTATCCGCTAGGAAGGAGCAATTGAGTGCAGAGTGCAAGGAATCTATATTGCAGACAAAGCATAATCTTGGGGCAGTTGGGGCCCGAATGATTTCAAAAGACACGCCTCGTTCTCCGGTGAAGTCTATTAAAGAATCTGGAAGATCATTGAAGGATCCAGGAAGTGATTCAGATATGCAAAAGAATGTATCATCTGCTAGAAATTTAGAGGAGAATGTAAGAGTGGGTGATAGCTTAGAAGAGATGTCTGTGTCTATTCATGATACTGCTAGTGATCACATGCTCCCTACAGAG TGGGTGCCACCAAATTTGACTGTTCCTATACTTGACTTGGTAGATGTCATTTTCCAGCTACAAGATGGTGGATGGATCAG GAGGCAGGCTTTTTGGGTGGCCAAACAGATACTACAACTAGGAATGGGCGATGCTTTAGATGATTGGTTGATAGAGAAAATCCAGCTTCTGCGTAGGGGTTCAGTTGTTGCATCAGGGATCAAGCGGGTTGAGCAG ATACTTTGGCCTGATGGAATATTCATCACCAAACATCCAAAGAGACGGCCACCACCCCAGCAACCCACGGAAGTGTCTTCTCCTAAATTGATTTCCCCTCATGGCCAGCAACCCATGGAAGTCTCTTCACCTAGATTGAATGATGAGCAGCAACAACAGGATGCAGTTCGACGAGCTAAATTTGTATATGAGCTGATGATTG ACAACGCACCAGCTGCTGTTGTGGGCCTTGTTGGTCGAAAGGAGTATGAACAACGTGCAAAAGATCTCTACTTCTTTCTTCAG TCATCAGTTTGTACGAAGCAACTGGTTTTTGATCTCCTTGAGCTGCTGCTTTTGACTGCATTTCCAGAACTGGATTCTGTTTTCAGGCAGTTGCGTGAAGAGAAGCATAAATTTGGCGAGTTTAAACCCAATTAG
- the LOC133701249 gene encoding uncharacterized protein LOC133701249 isoform X1, whose translation MNARMSTQRQVIVRDIVEEAKKRIVMLVICVVGLSYLMSLTSASVWVNLPAAASLIILLRYFSLDYEMRKKAAVYNNKPASTTSSTLSQNKSLEFTRVVEKSDWRRKVNSPVVEDAIDHFTRRLVSEWVTDLWYSRLTPDKEGPEELVQIMNGVLGEFSSRMRNVNLIDLLTRDFINLICTHLELFRAIQAKMEKRQSSVLTIEQRDKELRHVLAAENKLHPALFSTEAEHKVLQHLMDGLISFTFKPADLQCSFFRYVVRELLACAVMRPVLNLASPRFINERIESVVISKANQRVAEAQETSHFKPNGSSRISSNHFSRFLDPTDTGVELVQLKTDQCRGGPDAPEKDKVIGSHISKDPLLYIDTQSSRTWSSLPMNSQIINEEGIQRHFSGGEWGERLDMISRRKTAVLAPENFENMWTKGRNYRKKEGENRLIEQVPQNSSVSKYVTSDHSKRASNSKKDGVTKPDAPLAHNAQSVGTEQSTVENPLHHTDQNMSNHPLFSSHKDGIRSLMRVDEIESGSTSSYTSEEEDANSVTGLDSPGTKVWDGKTNRNLAVSHIHHPLENPDGHREKKTGRGLAHYQRLSRHQSGSKRSRPSTQKVHVWQEIERKSFLSGDGQDVLSLKGHTKADDFSDDSESLDRVYSGATACSSATSVSIPENHTSNVNSFKHSLMVDSIYKLRCEVLGANIVKSGSKTFAVYSISVTDVNNNSWSIKRRFRHFEELHRRLKEYPEYSLHLPPKHFLSTGLDVPVIQERCKLLDIYLKKLLLLPTISGSIEVWDFLSVDSQTYVFSNSFSIIETLSVDLDDKPSEKSKRVSNFIGPAINYLSARKEQLSAECKESILQTKHNLGAVGARMISKDTPRSPVKSIKESGRSLKDPGSDSDMQKNVSSARNLEENVRVGDSLEEMSVSIHDTASDHMLPTEWVPPNLTVPILDLVDVIFQLQDGGWIRRQAFWVAKQILQLGMGDALDDWLIEKIQLLRRGSVVASGIKRVEQILWPDGIFITKHPKRRPPPQQPTEVSSPKLISPHGQQPMEVSSPRLNDEQQQQDAVRRAKFVYELMIDNAPAAVVGLVGRKEYEQRAKDLYFFLQSSVCTKQLVFDLLELLLLTAFPELDSVFRQLREEKHKFGEFKPN comes from the exons atgaATGCGAGAATGAGCACGCAAAGGCAGGTGATTGTACGGGACATAGTGGAGGAAGCCAAGAAGAGGATTGTTATGTTGGTTATTTGTGTTGTTGGATTATCTTATCTCATGTCCT TAACAAGTGCCTCAGTTTGGGTCAACTTGCCTGCTGCTGCTTCCTTGATCATTCTCCTTCGCTACTTTTCCCTGGATTATGAAATGCGTAAGAAAGCTGCTGTATATAACAACAAACCAGCCTCCACAACATCAAGCACACTGTCACAAAACAAATCTCTTGAATTTACCAGGGTTGTTGAAAAGTCCGATTGGAGAAGGAAAGTGAATTCACCTGTTGTTGAGGATGCAATAGATCATTTCACTAGACGTCTAGTCTCTGAGTGGGTGACAGATCTATGGTACTCTCGCTTAACCCCTGATAAAGAAGGTCCGGAAGAACTGGTGCAGATAATGAATGGTGTTCTTGGGGAATTTTCAAGTCGCATGAGAAATGTAAATCTTATTGATCTACTGACAAG GGATTTTATTAATCTCATCTGCACCCACTTGGAGCTTTTTCGTGCAATTCAAGCAAAGATGGAAAAGCGACAGTCTAGTGTGCTTACCATTGAACAGCGAGACAAGGAACTAAGACATGTCCTGGCTGCTGAGAACAAATTGCACCCTGCTTTATTTTCTACTGAAGCTGAGCACAAG GTTTTGCAGCATCTGATGGATGGTCTCATTTCTTTTACATTCAAGCCAGCAGATCTGCAGTGCTCTTTTTTCCGTTATGTTGTTAGGGAACTTCTTGCTTGTGCGGTAATGCGACCAGTGTTAAACTTAGCTAGCCCAAG gtTCATAAACGAAAGGATTGAAAGTGTTGTCATTTCTAAGGCTAATCAAAGAGTTGCTGAAGCACAAGAGACATCTCATTTCAAACCAAATGGGTCTTCAAGGATCTCATCCAATCATTTTTCGAGGTTTTTAGATCCTACTGATACTGGGGTTGAACTTGTGCAGTTAAAAACCGACCAATGCAGAGGTGGACCGGATGCCCCTGAAAAAGATAAAGTGATTGGAAGCCATATCTCAAAAGATCCATTACTTTACATTGATACCCAATCTTCCCGCACATGGAGCTCGCTGCCCATGAATTCCCAGATTATTAATGAAGAAGGAATCCAACGACATTTTTCAGGAGGAGAATGGGGTGAGAGGTTGGATATGATATCTCGCAGAAAGACTGCAGTCCTTGCTccagaaaattttgaaaacatgtGGACAAAAGGGAGAAActatagaaagaaagaaggggAAAATCGATTGATAGAGCAAGTCCCTCAGAATTCTTCAGTGAGTAAGTATGTTACATCAGATCATTCAAAGAGGGCATCTAATTCCAAGAAGGATGGTGTAACCAAACCCGATGCCCCTCTGGCCCACAACGCCCAGTCTGTGGGTACCGAGCAATCTACAGTAGAAAACCCTCTGCATCATACAGATCAGAATATGTCAAACCATCCACTATTTAGTTCACACAAAGATGGCATACGGAGCCTCATGCGTGTAGATGAGATTGAATCAGGTAGCACTAGCTCTTATACTTCTGAAGAGGAAGATGCGAACAGTGTAACCGGACTTGATTCTCCAGGAACTAAAGTCTGGGATGGTAAAACTAACAGAAACCTGGCTGTTTCCCACATTCATCATCCACTTGAAAATCCTGATGGCCACAGGGAAAAGAAGACTGGTAGGGGGCTTGCTCACTATCAAAGATTATCTAGACACCAGTCTGGCAGTAAAAGGTCAAGGCCAAGCACTCAGAAGGTACATGTTTGGCAAGAGATTGAGAGAAAAAGCTTCTTGTCTGGAGATGGACAGGATGTACTTAGTTTAAAAGGACATACTAAAGCTGATGATTTCAGTGACGATTCTGAAAGTTTAGATAGAGTTTACAGTGGAGCAACTGCATGTTCATCTGCAACATCTGTTTCTATTCCTGAAAACCACACTTCAAATgttaattcttttaaacattcATTAATGGTGGACTCAATTTATAAGTTGAGATGCGAG GTTTTGGGTGCAAATATTGTTAAGAGTGGCTCTAAAACATTTGCTGTTTATTCCATATCTGTTACAgatgtaaataataatagttgGTCGATCAAAAGAAG GTTTCGACATTTCGAGGAGTTACATAGACGTCTCAAAGAGTATCCGGAATATAGTCTTCATTTGCCACCTAAGCATTTTCTCTCTACAGGCTTAGACGTGCCTGTCATACAAGAGCGGTGTAAATTGCTTGATATATATCTAAAG AAGCTCTTGCTACTTCCAACAATTTCAGGATCCATTGAAGTCTGGGACTTTCTTAGTGTTGATTCTCAG ACGTATGTGTTCTCTAATTCGTTTTCTATCATCGAAACATTATCAG TTGACCTGGATGACAAGCCCTCTGAAAAGagtaaaagggtttcaaattttattggcCCTGCAATCAATTACTTATCCGCTAGGAAGGAGCAATTGAGTGCAGAGTGCAAGGAATCTATATTGCAGACAAAGCATAATCTTGGGGCAGTTGGGGCCCGAATGATTTCAAAAGACACGCCTCGTTCTCCGGTGAAGTCTATTAAAGAATCTGGAAGATCATTGAAGGATCCAGGAAGTGATTCAGATATGCAAAAGAATGTATCATCTGCTAGAAATTTAGAGGAGAATGTAAGAGTGGGTGATAGCTTAGAAGAGATGTCTGTGTCTATTCATGATACTGCTAGTGATCACATGCTCCCTACAGAG TGGGTGCCACCAAATTTGACTGTTCCTATACTTGACTTGGTAGATGTCATTTTCCAGCTACAAGATGGTGGATGGATCAG GAGGCAGGCTTTTTGGGTGGCCAAACAGATACTACAACTAGGAATGGGCGATGCTTTAGATGATTGGTTGATAGAGAAAATCCAGCTTCTGCGTAGGGGTTCAGTTGTTGCATCAGGGATCAAGCGGGTTGAGCAG ATACTTTGGCCTGATGGAATATTCATCACCAAACATCCAAAGAGACGGCCACCACCCCAGCAACCCACGGAAGTGTCTTCTCCTAAATTGATTTCCCCTCATGGCCAGCAACCCATGGAAGTCTCTTCACCTAGATTGAATGATGAGCAGCAACAACAGGATGCAGTTCGACGAGCTAAATTTGTATATGAGCTGATGATTG ACAACGCACCAGCTGCTGTTGTGGGCCTTGTTGGTCGAAAGGAGTATGAACAACGTGCAAAAGATCTCTACTTCTTTCTTCAG TCATCAGTTTGTACGAAGCAACTGGTTTTTGATCTCCTTGAGCTGCTGCTTTTGACTGCATTTCCAGAACTGGATTCTGTTTTCAGGCAGTTGCGTGAAGAGAAGCATAAATTTGGCGAGTTTAAACCCAATTAG
- the LOC133701249 gene encoding uncharacterized protein LOC133701249 isoform X3 encodes MRKKAAVYNNKPASTTSSTLSQNKSLEFTRVVEKSDWRRKVNSPVVEDAIDHFTRRLVSEWVTDLWYSRLTPDKEGPEELVQIMNGVLGEFSSRMRNVNLIDLLTRDFINLICTHLELFRAIQAKMEKRQSSVLTIEQRDKELRHVLAAENKLHPALFSTEAEHKVLQHLMDGLISFTFKPADLQCSFFRYVVRELLACAVMRPVLNLASPRFINERIESVVISKANQRVAEAQETSHFKPNGSSRISSNHFSRFLDPTDTGVELVQLKTDQCRGGPDAPEKDKVIGSHISKDPLLYIDTQSSRTWSSLPMNSQIINEEGIQRHFSGGEWGERLDMISRRKTAVLAPENFENMWTKGRNYRKKEGENRLIEQVPQNSSVSKYVTSDHSKRASNSKKDGVTKPDAPLAHNAQSVGTEQSTVENPLHHTDQNMSNHPLFSSHKDGIRSLMRVDEIESGSTSSYTSEEEDANSVTGLDSPGTKVWDGKTNRNLAVSHIHHPLENPDGHREKKTGRGLAHYQRLSRHQSGSKRSRPSTQKVHVWQEIERKSFLSGDGQDVLSLKGHTKADDFSDDSESLDRVYSGATACSSATSVSIPENHTSNVNSFKHSLMVDSIYKLRCEVLGANIVKSGSKTFAVYSISVTDVNNNSWSIKRRFRHFEELHRRLKEYPEYSLHLPPKHFLSTGLDVPVIQERCKLLDIYLKKLLLLPTISGSIEVWDFLSVDSQTYVFSNSFSIIETLSVDLDDKPSEKSKRVSNFIGPAINYLSARKEQLSAECKESILQTKHNLGAVGARMISKDTPRSPVKSIKESGRSLKDPGSDSDMQKNVSSARNLEENVRVGDSLEEMSVSIHDTASDHMLPTEWVPPNLTVPILDLVDVIFQLQDGGWIRRQAFWVAKQILQLGMGDALDDWLIEKIQLLRRGSVVASGIKRVEQILWPDGIFITKHPKRRPPPQQPTEVSSPKLISPHGQQPMEVSSPRLNDEQQQQDAVRRAKFVYELMIDNAPAAVVGLVGRKEYEQRAKDLYFFLQSSVCTKQLVFDLLELLLLTAFPELDSVFRQLREEKHKFGEFKPN; translated from the exons ATGCGTAAGAAAGCTGCTGTATATAACAACAAACCAGCCTCCACAACATCAAGCACACTGTCACAAAACAAATCTCTTGAATTTACCAGGGTTGTTGAAAAGTCCGATTGGAGAAGGAAAGTGAATTCACCTGTTGTTGAGGATGCAATAGATCATTTCACTAGACGTCTAGTCTCTGAGTGGGTGACAGATCTATGGTACTCTCGCTTAACCCCTGATAAAGAAGGTCCGGAAGAACTGGTGCAGATAATGAATGGTGTTCTTGGGGAATTTTCAAGTCGCATGAGAAATGTAAATCTTATTGATCTACTGACAAG GGATTTTATTAATCTCATCTGCACCCACTTGGAGCTTTTTCGTGCAATTCAAGCAAAGATGGAAAAGCGACAGTCTAGTGTGCTTACCATTGAACAGCGAGACAAGGAACTAAGACATGTCCTGGCTGCTGAGAACAAATTGCACCCTGCTTTATTTTCTACTGAAGCTGAGCACAAG GTTTTGCAGCATCTGATGGATGGTCTCATTTCTTTTACATTCAAGCCAGCAGATCTGCAGTGCTCTTTTTTCCGTTATGTTGTTAGGGAACTTCTTGCTTGTGCGGTAATGCGACCAGTGTTAAACTTAGCTAGCCCAAG gtTCATAAACGAAAGGATTGAAAGTGTTGTCATTTCTAAGGCTAATCAAAGAGTTGCTGAAGCACAAGAGACATCTCATTTCAAACCAAATGGGTCTTCAAGGATCTCATCCAATCATTTTTCGAGGTTTTTAGATCCTACTGATACTGGGGTTGAACTTGTGCAGTTAAAAACCGACCAATGCAGAGGTGGACCGGATGCCCCTGAAAAAGATAAAGTGATTGGAAGCCATATCTCAAAAGATCCATTACTTTACATTGATACCCAATCTTCCCGCACATGGAGCTCGCTGCCCATGAATTCCCAGATTATTAATGAAGAAGGAATCCAACGACATTTTTCAGGAGGAGAATGGGGTGAGAGGTTGGATATGATATCTCGCAGAAAGACTGCAGTCCTTGCTccagaaaattttgaaaacatgtGGACAAAAGGGAGAAActatagaaagaaagaaggggAAAATCGATTGATAGAGCAAGTCCCTCAGAATTCTTCAGTGAGTAAGTATGTTACATCAGATCATTCAAAGAGGGCATCTAATTCCAAGAAGGATGGTGTAACCAAACCCGATGCCCCTCTGGCCCACAACGCCCAGTCTGTGGGTACCGAGCAATCTACAGTAGAAAACCCTCTGCATCATACAGATCAGAATATGTCAAACCATCCACTATTTAGTTCACACAAAGATGGCATACGGAGCCTCATGCGTGTAGATGAGATTGAATCAGGTAGCACTAGCTCTTATACTTCTGAAGAGGAAGATGCGAACAGTGTAACCGGACTTGATTCTCCAGGAACTAAAGTCTGGGATGGTAAAACTAACAGAAACCTGGCTGTTTCCCACATTCATCATCCACTTGAAAATCCTGATGGCCACAGGGAAAAGAAGACTGGTAGGGGGCTTGCTCACTATCAAAGATTATCTAGACACCAGTCTGGCAGTAAAAGGTCAAGGCCAAGCACTCAGAAGGTACATGTTTGGCAAGAGATTGAGAGAAAAAGCTTCTTGTCTGGAGATGGACAGGATGTACTTAGTTTAAAAGGACATACTAAAGCTGATGATTTCAGTGACGATTCTGAAAGTTTAGATAGAGTTTACAGTGGAGCAACTGCATGTTCATCTGCAACATCTGTTTCTATTCCTGAAAACCACACTTCAAATgttaattcttttaaacattcATTAATGGTGGACTCAATTTATAAGTTGAGATGCGAG GTTTTGGGTGCAAATATTGTTAAGAGTGGCTCTAAAACATTTGCTGTTTATTCCATATCTGTTACAgatgtaaataataatagttgGTCGATCAAAAGAAG GTTTCGACATTTCGAGGAGTTACATAGACGTCTCAAAGAGTATCCGGAATATAGTCTTCATTTGCCACCTAAGCATTTTCTCTCTACAGGCTTAGACGTGCCTGTCATACAAGAGCGGTGTAAATTGCTTGATATATATCTAAAG AAGCTCTTGCTACTTCCAACAATTTCAGGATCCATTGAAGTCTGGGACTTTCTTAGTGTTGATTCTCAG ACGTATGTGTTCTCTAATTCGTTTTCTATCATCGAAACATTATCAG TTGACCTGGATGACAAGCCCTCTGAAAAGagtaaaagggtttcaaattttattggcCCTGCAATCAATTACTTATCCGCTAGGAAGGAGCAATTGAGTGCAGAGTGCAAGGAATCTATATTGCAGACAAAGCATAATCTTGGGGCAGTTGGGGCCCGAATGATTTCAAAAGACACGCCTCGTTCTCCGGTGAAGTCTATTAAAGAATCTGGAAGATCATTGAAGGATCCAGGAAGTGATTCAGATATGCAAAAGAATGTATCATCTGCTAGAAATTTAGAGGAGAATGTAAGAGTGGGTGATAGCTTAGAAGAGATGTCTGTGTCTATTCATGATACTGCTAGTGATCACATGCTCCCTACAGAG TGGGTGCCACCAAATTTGACTGTTCCTATACTTGACTTGGTAGATGTCATTTTCCAGCTACAAGATGGTGGATGGATCAG GAGGCAGGCTTTTTGGGTGGCCAAACAGATACTACAACTAGGAATGGGCGATGCTTTAGATGATTGGTTGATAGAGAAAATCCAGCTTCTGCGTAGGGGTTCAGTTGTTGCATCAGGGATCAAGCGGGTTGAGCAG ATACTTTGGCCTGATGGAATATTCATCACCAAACATCCAAAGAGACGGCCACCACCCCAGCAACCCACGGAAGTGTCTTCTCCTAAATTGATTTCCCCTCATGGCCAGCAACCCATGGAAGTCTCTTCACCTAGATTGAATGATGAGCAGCAACAACAGGATGCAGTTCGACGAGCTAAATTTGTATATGAGCTGATGATTG ACAACGCACCAGCTGCTGTTGTGGGCCTTGTTGGTCGAAAGGAGTATGAACAACGTGCAAAAGATCTCTACTTCTTTCTTCAG TCATCAGTTTGTACGAAGCAACTGGTTTTTGATCTCCTTGAGCTGCTGCTTTTGACTGCATTTCCAGAACTGGATTCTGTTTTCAGGCAGTTGCGTGAAGAGAAGCATAAATTTGGCGAGTTTAAACCCAATTAG